The following are encoded in a window of Thermoanaerobaculia bacterium genomic DNA:
- a CDS encoding ThiF family adenylyltransferase — protein MSYSFVIQKDHFEILKELGQKEAPNEVGAFLLAQKIDSRLSTRLVARELVLFEPDELEQSSFLCAPTPKALSRFLTKFKRSGLHRNEYVVVYVHTHPFAKGTTRFSSIDHSSMSSDRTTVYDPHFGDMKSAWLVFNSHFNSFDGRLIERGGHITHNIDQIIIIGKHLERLYRNPLKKSKELNDEKKFSRMSIIPGIDLDKYRNWNIGLVGLGGNGASCLESIVMMGVGDGGNLVLVDHDSIEVSNLSRIPYTSDVHLGMPKVQVAKKYLREIQPGRKCTALKNRVWDAEAQEYLKGVDLLFINSDNDLCRYYASYFSSLYSIPLMDAGAGVISHQGELSSIGGQVRVQIPGVTPCLMCNMGLDLSRVEAALPWKKDELSVEVRRELANEGYFSEELQGPSPSVFYLNQMCASLTSVMTSQLLQNGIVHPGVTFELRPPYMMTAINVESEEGCPICHDSTLAYENPKLLTLEKLFNRETLSHPFPVGPNAEKELKQ, from the coding sequence ATGTCCTATTCATTTGTCATTCAAAAAGATCATTTTGAGATTCTCAAAGAGCTTGGCCAGAAAGAAGCGCCCAATGAAGTCGGCGCCTTTCTGCTTGCTCAGAAAATTGACTCACGCTTAAGCACAAGATTGGTGGCAAGAGAACTTGTCCTTTTCGAACCAGATGAACTTGAGCAGTCCAGTTTTCTTTGCGCGCCAACCCCCAAAGCCCTCTCCCGATTCTTAACCAAATTCAAAAGATCAGGCCTTCATAGGAACGAATACGTTGTAGTCTATGTCCACACGCACCCATTTGCGAAAGGTACTACCCGATTTTCGTCAATTGATCACTCCTCCATGAGTTCCGACAGGACGACTGTTTATGATCCTCATTTTGGAGACATGAAATCTGCCTGGCTGGTATTTAACTCTCATTTCAACTCGTTTGACGGTCGGCTGATTGAAAGGGGGGGGCACATTACACATAATATTGACCAGATCATCATTATCGGGAAACATCTTGAACGCCTGTATCGCAATCCTCTAAAGAAATCCAAAGAGCTCAACGACGAAAAGAAATTCAGCAGGATGTCTATAATCCCTGGGATTGATTTGGACAAGTACAGAAACTGGAACATTGGCCTTGTTGGACTTGGGGGCAACGGCGCGTCCTGTCTTGAATCCATTGTCATGATGGGCGTTGGGGATGGCGGAAATCTTGTACTTGTGGACCATGACTCCATAGAAGTTTCCAATCTTTCCAGGATTCCCTACACATCGGATGTCCACCTGGGAATGCCAAAAGTACAAGTTGCGAAAAAGTATCTTCGCGAGATCCAGCCGGGTCGAAAATGCACAGCCCTGAAAAACAGAGTATGGGACGCGGAGGCTCAGGAATATTTAAAAGGAGTTGATCTACTATTCATCAATTCCGACAATGACCTTTGCCGTTACTACGCTAGTTACTTCAGCAGCCTCTATTCGATTCCCCTGATGGATGCAGGCGCTGGTGTCATTTCTCATCAGGGGGAACTTTCCTCCATTGGCGGACAGGTACGCGTTCAAATTCCAGGCGTCACCCCTTGCCTGATGTGCAACATGGGGCTTGACCTCTCTCGAGTGGAAGCAGCTCTTCCGTGGAAAAAGGATGAACTGTCTGTTGAAGTTAGAAGAGAGCTTGCCAATGAAGGCTATTTTTCAGAAGAACTCCAAGGTCCCTCACCATCGGTTTTCTATCTCAACCAGATGTGCGCTTCTCTCACTTCCGTGATGACTAGTCAACTACTCCAAAACGGCATTGTCCATCCTGGCGTCACGTTTGAGCTTCGGCCACCTTACATGATGACGGCGATCAATGTGGAATCTGAAGAAGGGTGTCCGATCTGCCATGACAGCACTCTTGCTTATGAAAACCCGAAGTTATTAACTCTTGAAAAGCTTTTCAACAGGGAGACGTTGAGCCATCCATTTCCCGTTGGGCCCAATGCCGAAAAGGAGCTGAAACAATGA